In Bos indicus isolate NIAB-ARS_2022 breed Sahiwal x Tharparkar chromosome 19, NIAB-ARS_B.indTharparkar_mat_pri_1.0, whole genome shotgun sequence, the following proteins share a genomic window:
- the CCL16 gene encoding C-C motif chemokine 16, giving the protein MKVSVAALFLLVLTITSVVHSQPKIPESVNPPPNCCLKYHEKVLPRKLVVGYRQALNCHLPAIVFITKRKREVCTDPNNDWVQEYVKDPRLRPRHSRRLA; this is encoded by the exons ATGAAGGTCTCCGTGGCTGCCCTCTTTCTCCTCGTTCTCACCATCACTTCTGTTGTTCACAGCCAGCCAA AAATTCCTGAGTCGGTGAACCCCCCACCCAACTGCTGCCTGAAGTATCATGAGAAAGTATTGCCGAGGAAACTGGTGGTGGGATACAGACAGGCCCTCAACTGTCACCTGCCGGCAATCGT CTTCATCACCAAGCGGAAACGAGAGGTCTGTACCGACCCCAACAATGACTGGGTCCAAGAGTACGTCAAGGATCCCAGACTTCGTCCGCGGCATTCCAGGAGGTTGGCCTAG